Proteins co-encoded in one Cupriavidus nantongensis genomic window:
- a CDS encoding TonB-dependent receptor, with amino-acid sequence MGVLATFQLHTVSAQESGAADGVTAHRPPAPTLPQVTVSASAEPDQAPPPYAGGQVARGGRLGMLGDTTIMKAPFNLTSYTAELIENQQSATVAEALSKDPSVRATGLAGANIDTFYIRGFPINESNSGEIAFNGLYGIAPSYRVFTDYAERVEVLKGPAALLYGMSPNSGVGGVINIVPKRAGEDLTRFTASYASDTQFGGHLDVARRFGEDREWGIRANGSYYNGDTTADNQSRKAPVGALALDYRGKQLRASLDVLAQQERIDAPGRPLMISPGLQVPGASDGRRNVTQPWEYSKGREEAVLFHAEYDLNDSLTAFASAGGGWSRVDRVFGTTPMITNAQGDTLSTPTFYKFKVDRGTFDGGVRARFATGAVKHAVTLQASAYTERFDRAFTSGTPVASNIYDPVTQPAQNLQAPSTVPRFTATDLSGVALSDTMSFLDERVLLTLGLRQQRVRTRNYNQTSGAVSTYYDESATTPMVGLVVQPVQRWSVYANYIQGLSRGDVAPPTASNAGEAFAPYKADQYEIGTKLDFGRFTTTLAAFQIAKPTGQLDNNVFSVNGEQRNRGLEFNVFGEVVPRVRLLGGVMLIDGEITRSPVVANVGKTAIGVPDMQANLGAEWDLPWVPGLTLTGAMLYTGRQYVNQANTASLPAWTRFDFGARYTTRIGGKATTFRANVLNVFDRDYWAGVTSWGGFSLAAPRTVLMSATVDF; translated from the coding sequence ATGGGTGTGCTGGCTACCTTCCAGCTGCACACGGTCAGCGCGCAGGAGTCAGGCGCAGCCGACGGTGTCACCGCACACCGGCCCCCAGCGCCGACCCTGCCGCAGGTGACCGTCAGCGCCAGCGCCGAACCAGACCAGGCCCCGCCGCCGTATGCCGGCGGCCAGGTCGCCCGCGGCGGCAGGCTCGGCATGCTCGGCGACACCACCATCATGAAGGCGCCCTTCAACCTGACCAGCTACACCGCCGAGCTGATCGAGAACCAGCAGTCCGCCACCGTGGCCGAGGCGCTCAGCAAGGACCCGTCGGTGCGCGCCACCGGACTGGCCGGGGCCAATATCGACACGTTCTACATCCGCGGCTTTCCGATCAATGAATCCAACTCGGGGGAAATTGCCTTCAACGGCCTGTATGGCATTGCGCCCAGCTACCGCGTGTTCACCGACTACGCCGAACGCGTCGAGGTGCTGAAGGGCCCTGCCGCGCTGCTGTACGGCATGTCGCCCAACAGCGGCGTCGGCGGCGTGATCAACATCGTGCCCAAGCGCGCCGGCGAAGACCTGACCCGGTTCACCGCCAGCTACGCTTCCGACACGCAGTTCGGCGGCCACCTGGACGTGGCACGCCGCTTCGGCGAGGACCGCGAATGGGGCATCCGTGCCAACGGCAGCTACTACAACGGCGACACCACCGCCGACAACCAGTCGCGCAAGGCGCCGGTGGGCGCGCTCGCGCTGGACTATCGCGGCAAGCAGTTGCGCGCGTCGCTGGACGTGCTGGCGCAGCAGGAGCGCATCGATGCGCCGGGGCGGCCGCTGATGATTTCGCCCGGATTGCAGGTTCCGGGCGCGTCTGACGGCCGGCGCAATGTCACGCAGCCGTGGGAGTACTCCAAGGGCCGCGAGGAAGCGGTGCTGTTCCATGCCGAGTACGACCTCAACGATTCACTGACGGCGTTCGCCAGCGCCGGCGGCGGGTGGAGCCGCGTCGACCGGGTCTTCGGCACCACGCCGATGATCACCAATGCGCAGGGCGATACCCTGAGCACGCCCACCTTCTACAAATTCAAGGTCGACCGCGGCACCTTCGACGGCGGCGTGCGCGCACGCTTTGCGACGGGTGCGGTCAAGCATGCGGTCACGCTGCAGGCCAGCGCCTATACCGAGCGCTTCGACCGCGCCTTCACCTCGGGCACGCCGGTGGCCTCCAACATCTACGATCCGGTGACGCAGCCGGCGCAGAACCTGCAGGCGCCTTCGACGGTGCCGCGCTTCACCGCCACCGACCTGAGCGGCGTGGCGCTGTCCGACACCATGTCTTTCCTCGACGAACGCGTGCTGCTGACGCTGGGCCTGCGCCAGCAACGCGTCAGGACACGCAACTACAACCAGACTAGCGGTGCGGTCTCGACCTACTACGACGAAAGCGCCACCACGCCGATGGTGGGCCTGGTGGTGCAGCCGGTGCAGCGCTGGTCGGTCTACGCCAACTACATCCAGGGCCTGAGCCGCGGCGACGTGGCGCCGCCCACCGCCAGCAACGCCGGTGAAGCCTTTGCGCCATACAAGGCGGACCAGTACGAGATCGGCACCAAGCTCGACTTCGGCCGCTTCACCACCACGCTGGCGGCCTTCCAGATCGCCAAGCCCACCGGGCAGCTCGATAACAACGTGTTCTCCGTCAATGGCGAGCAGCGCAACCGCGGGCTGGAGTTCAACGTGTTCGGCGAAGTGGTGCCGCGCGTGCGCCTGCTTGGCGGCGTCATGCTGATCGACGGCGAGATCACCAGGTCCCCCGTCGTCGCCAATGTCGGCAAGACCGCCATCGGCGTGCCCGACATGCAGGCCAACCTCGGTGCCGAGTGGGACCTGCCGTGGGTACCGGGACTGACGCTGACCGGCGCCATGCTCTACACCGGCCGGCAGTACGTGAACCAGGCCAACACCGCCAGCCTGCCGGCCTGGACGCGCTTTGACTTCGGCGCGCGCTACACCACCAGGATCGGCGGCAAGGCCACCACGTTCCGCGCCAACGTGCTCAATGTGTTCGACCGCGACTACTGGGCGGGCGTGACCTCGTGGGGAGGCTTTTCACTGGCGGCGCCGCGCACGGTGCTGATGTCCGCGACGGTCGACTTCTGA
- a CDS encoding metallophosphoesterase — protein MKLRILSDLHIEHNLPQSVPACDADLVILAGDIANGRDGIDWAVGTFSQPVVYVPGNHEYYESNFDTVDQQMAEAAAAHPRVRLLNGEVAEFDGVRIIGATWWTDYTLFGTDRRDEAMQACAKAMYDHRLIEIRGDDGHMRQFTPQDALARHRAASEWLQAQLALPYAGKTVVVTHHGPDLGSLDPRFSHDLVSGGFLSRRPDLVAQADLWIHGHTHTSFDYCVDNSRVVCNPRGYVSRRTGELENKSFDWCCVVEV, from the coding sequence ATGAAGCTACGCATCCTGAGCGACCTCCACATCGAACACAACCTGCCGCAGTCCGTGCCCGCATGCGATGCCGACCTGGTGATCCTGGCCGGCGACATCGCCAACGGCCGCGACGGCATCGACTGGGCCGTCGGCACCTTCAGCCAGCCGGTGGTCTATGTGCCGGGCAACCACGAGTACTACGAGAGCAATTTCGACACCGTGGACCAGCAGATGGCCGAGGCGGCGGCAGCGCATCCGCGGGTGCGGCTGCTCAATGGCGAGGTGGCGGAGTTCGACGGCGTGCGCATCATCGGCGCGACGTGGTGGACCGACTACACGCTGTTCGGCACCGACCGGCGCGACGAGGCGATGCAGGCGTGCGCGAAAGCGATGTACGACCACCGGCTGATCGAGATCCGCGGCGACGACGGCCACATGCGCCAGTTCACGCCGCAGGACGCCTTGGCACGCCACCGGGCCGCGTCCGAATGGCTGCAGGCGCAGCTCGCGCTGCCCTACGCCGGCAAGACGGTGGTGGTCACGCACCACGGCCCGGACCTCGGCAGCCTGGATCCGCGCTTCTCGCACGACCTGGTCTCCGGCGGCTTCCTGTCGCGCCGGCCCGACCTGGTGGCGCAGGCGGACCTGTGGATCCACGGCCATACCCACACCAGCTTCGACTACTGCGTCGACAACTCGCGCGTGGTGTGCAACCCGCGCGGCTATGTCAGCCGCCGTACCGGCGAGCTGGAGAACAAGTCGTTCGACTGGTGCTGCGTGGTTGAAGTCTGA
- a CDS encoding type II secretion system F family protein yields the protein MQEIFQGFQGDQMIVLVLIFVAAFGTVFGVLYVLAPHRLRGRAEQIAGQAGPFQPDSGRQQALIEQLVKWAQPVSRLSLPKEGWENSQLRVRFMNAGWRSASAAPLYFGAKTVLAVGLPMLGLLAVSSQPGQQSQQLMFVLLAVLGAIGYYLPNLVLARKVSQRQRTVFEEFPDVIDLLTVCVEAGLGLDAALMRVADELALRCPVLADELQLMLLELRSGFSKEKALTNLSLRTGVEDVDKFASMLVQADRFGTSLGESLRVLSDMLRTKRRMRAEEQAAKIALKLLFPLIFTIFPSLLLVLLGPAFIQIYRVLLPTMAGQGG from the coding sequence ATGCAAGAGATTTTCCAGGGGTTCCAGGGCGACCAGATGATCGTGCTCGTGCTGATCTTCGTGGCCGCGTTCGGCACGGTGTTCGGCGTGCTCTATGTACTTGCGCCCCACCGGCTGCGTGGTCGGGCCGAGCAGATCGCCGGCCAGGCCGGGCCATTCCAGCCCGACTCGGGTCGCCAGCAGGCACTGATCGAACAGCTGGTGAAGTGGGCGCAGCCGGTATCGCGGCTGTCGCTGCCCAAGGAAGGCTGGGAGAACTCACAGCTGCGCGTGCGTTTCATGAATGCCGGCTGGCGCAGTGCAAGCGCGGCGCCGCTGTACTTCGGCGCCAAGACGGTACTGGCCGTCGGCCTGCCGATGCTTGGACTGCTGGCCGTCAGCAGCCAGCCCGGCCAGCAAAGCCAGCAGCTGATGTTCGTGCTGCTGGCGGTGCTGGGCGCGATTGGCTATTACCTGCCGAATCTAGTCCTCGCCCGCAAAGTCTCCCAACGCCAGCGCACGGTCTTCGAAGAATTCCCCGACGTGATCGACCTGCTGACCGTCTGCGTCGAAGCCGGTCTCGGCCTGGACGCGGCGCTGATGCGCGTGGCCGACGAGCTGGCGCTGCGCTGCCCGGTGCTGGCCGATGAACTGCAGCTGATGCTGCTGGAACTGCGCTCGGGTTTTTCGAAGGAGAAGGCGCTGACCAACCTGTCGCTGCGTACTGGCGTGGAGGACGTGGACAAGTTTGCGTCGATGCTGGTCCAGGCCGACCGTTTCGGCACCAGCCTGGGCGAGTCGCTGCGCGTGCTCTCCGACATGCTGCGCACCAAGCGCCGCATGCGTGCCGAGGAGCAGGCCGCCAAGATTGCGCTGAAGCTGCTGTTCCCGCTGATCTTCACCATTTTCCCGTCCTTGCTGCTGGTGTTGCTGGGGCCGGCCTTTATCCAGATCTATCGCGTGCTGCTGCCGACCATGGCGGGACAAGGAGGATAA